The Luteimonas sp. YGD11-2 genome has a window encoding:
- a CDS encoding TolC family protein: MRLRSAALAAFVAVCAVAFPTHAADPLTLDDAFLRVADAHPDLRLFGARHEALKAELDRSSLRPALVAGAEVENVLGTGPASGLDGAEITLSLASVLERGGKLDARRTLAQSRIDALAIEREAQRLDLLAEVARRYLAVVGAQREGELAQLDVDQRERTVAAARRRHEAGASPESVVLTAQAALARSELDRARARQRQAAARQHLAALWGERNPAFEILGGDLLAVPQIADFAVLADWLQRTPELAQFVDQQRIGEARLQLARSEATPDFDWQVGVRRMADGDDFGLVGSVSIPLGTTRRAQPGIRAARAELTALEIEREAVGLSLYSTLAEAHGRFGVARLEAQRLGEDVLPRLAKAEAAAATAYRAGAASYLEWSSLQAERAAARQQQLAAALEAQRALIEIQRLTGQAFVAGPGPQDNQGATP; this comes from the coding sequence ATGCGTTTGCGATCAGCGGCCCTGGCCGCGTTCGTCGCCGTGTGTGCCGTGGCATTCCCCACGCACGCCGCCGACCCCCTCACCCTGGACGACGCTTTCCTTCGCGTTGCCGACGCCCATCCCGATCTACGCTTGTTTGGTGCCCGCCATGAGGCCCTGAAAGCCGAACTGGATCGCTCCTCGTTGCGCCCGGCGCTGGTCGCTGGAGCCGAGGTCGAGAACGTGCTCGGTACCGGCCCGGCCAGCGGCCTGGATGGCGCCGAGATCACGCTGAGCCTCGCCTCCGTGCTGGAGCGCGGCGGCAAGCTCGATGCCCGCCGCACGCTCGCGCAAAGCCGGATCGACGCGCTGGCCATCGAGCGCGAGGCGCAGCGGTTGGATCTCCTGGCCGAAGTGGCCCGCCGCTACCTGGCGGTCGTCGGTGCGCAACGCGAAGGCGAGCTTGCGCAGTTGGACGTCGACCAGCGCGAACGCACCGTTGCTGCGGCGCGCCGGCGTCACGAGGCCGGCGCTTCGCCGGAATCGGTCGTACTCACCGCCCAGGCCGCCCTCGCGCGGTCGGAACTGGATCGCGCTCGCGCCCGGCAACGTCAGGCGGCCGCCCGCCAGCATCTCGCGGCCCTGTGGGGCGAGCGAAATCCCGCATTCGAGATCCTCGGGGGCGATCTGCTCGCCGTGCCCCAGATCGCGGACTTCGCGGTACTCGCCGACTGGTTGCAACGCACTCCCGAGCTCGCGCAGTTCGTCGATCAGCAGCGCATTGGCGAGGCACGCCTGCAGCTGGCACGCAGCGAAGCGACCCCGGACTTCGACTGGCAGGTGGGCGTGCGACGGATGGCGGACGGCGATGACTTCGGCTTGGTCGGCAGTGTCTCGATCCCGCTGGGCACCACCCGCCGGGCACAACCGGGCATCCGTGCCGCACGCGCCGAGTTGACAGCGCTGGAAATCGAACGGGAGGCCGTGGGGCTGTCGCTCTACTCCACCCTCGCTGAGGCGCATGGCCGCTTCGGGGTGGCCCGCCTGGAAGCACAGCGGCTGGGTGAGGACGTGCTTCCACGTCTGGCCAAGGCCGAAGCAGCGGCCGCCACCGCGTACCGCGCAGGCGCCGCCAGTTATCTGGAGTGGTCGAGCCTGCAGGCGGAGCGCGCCGCCGCACGGCAGCAACAGCTGGCAGCTGCGCTGGAAGCCCAGCGCGCCCTGATCGAGATCCAGCGGCTGACCGGCCAGGCATTCGTCGCCGGCCCGGGCCCGCAAGACAACCAAGGAGCAACCCCATGA
- a CDS encoding IS481 family transposase, giving the protein MNLHKHARLTPRGRALLVERVIDQGLRVEEAAHAAGVSVRTAYKWLRRFREEGWAGLDDRSSRPHRCPHATPPSVAAEVTALRRQRQTYRQISLALPVGLSTIARLMRRAGLHRLAELEPARPDNRYEYHQAGDLLHLDIKKLGRFWRPGHRITGDRQGASEGAGWEFVHLAIDDHSRVAFGTIEGDERGSSACRALLQALRYYRGLGVTFTRVMTDNGACYKSRRFCRLLRRLGLRHLRTRPYTPRTNGKAERLVQTALREWAYACSYDSSEQRRHALPRWLHQYNWHRPHASLGYQPPISRIQLPLNNVLGLHT; this is encoded by the coding sequence ATGAACCTGCATAAACATGCCCGTCTTACGCCTCGCGGTCGAGCCCTTCTGGTGGAGCGGGTGATCGACCAAGGCCTGCGGGTCGAGGAAGCTGCGCACGCGGCGGGCGTGAGCGTCAGGACCGCATACAAGTGGCTACGCCGCTTTCGCGAGGAAGGCTGGGCCGGCTTGGATGATCGGTCATCGCGACCGCATCGGTGCCCGCATGCCACACCGCCATCGGTGGCCGCAGAGGTGACCGCTCTGCGTCGTCAGCGTCAGACCTACCGCCAGATCTCATTGGCTTTGCCTGTCGGCCTCAGCACCATTGCCCGGCTGATGCGCCGCGCCGGGCTGCACCGGCTGGCCGAGCTTGAGCCGGCGCGCCCGGATAACCGCTACGAGTATCACCAGGCCGGGGACCTGTTGCATCTGGACATCAAGAAGCTGGGCCGCTTCTGGCGCCCTGGCCATCGGATCACGGGCGATCGCCAAGGCGCGTCCGAGGGCGCAGGCTGGGAGTTCGTCCACCTTGCCATCGACGATCACTCACGGGTCGCCTTCGGCACCATCGAAGGCGATGAGCGCGGATCCAGCGCTTGCCGCGCACTGCTTCAAGCCTTGCGCTACTACCGCGGTCTGGGAGTCACTTTCACCCGGGTGATGACCGACAACGGTGCCTGCTACAAGTCCCGGCGCTTCTGCCGGCTCCTGCGCCGCCTGGGCCTGCGCCATCTGCGCACGCGACCCTACACCCCGCGGACCAACGGCAAGGCCGAACGCCTGGTCCAGACCGCTTTGCGCGAATGGGCCTATGCCTGTTCCTACGACAGCTCGGAGCAGCGCCGGCACGCTCTTCCTCGCTGGCTGCACCAGTACAACTGGCACCGGCCGCACGCCAGCCTTGGCTACCAACCCCCAATCAGCCGCATCCAGCTTCCACTGAACAACGTCCTGGGTTTACACACCTAG
- a CDS encoding cation diffusion facilitator family transporter, giving the protein MKPHDRPAEATPDLRKYAWLAIVTAVLTVLLKGSAWAITGSVGLLSDAAESMVNLVAAIVALVSLTIAAQPADDDHHFGHSKAEYFSAALEGIMIFVAAASIIYLGIDRLLNPRPLGALGIGLAISIVAAVLNGVVGRILIQVGTEHRSITLRADGKHLMADVYTSVGVVVGLGLAWLTGWDWLDPVIAILVGVNILVVGYRLMSESASGLMDATLSPEDNARIQAILDAHAEPGRIEFHAVRTRESGARQFMEMHMLVPGDWTVLRGHDAMEDLVEKIVAEFPAMRVTGHLEPVSDPRSYEDMAL; this is encoded by the coding sequence ATGAAACCCCATGACAGACCGGCCGAAGCCACGCCGGACCTGAGGAAGTACGCGTGGCTGGCGATCGTGACGGCGGTGCTGACGGTGCTGCTCAAGGGCAGTGCCTGGGCGATCACCGGCTCGGTGGGCCTGCTGTCGGACGCCGCCGAATCGATGGTCAACCTCGTGGCCGCCATCGTGGCCCTGGTCTCGCTGACCATCGCCGCCCAGCCGGCCGACGACGACCACCACTTCGGCCACAGCAAGGCGGAGTATTTCTCCGCCGCGCTGGAAGGGATCATGATCTTCGTCGCCGCGGCCTCGATCATCTACTTGGGCATCGATCGCCTGCTCAATCCGCGGCCACTGGGAGCCCTCGGCATCGGCCTCGCCATTTCGATCGTGGCCGCCGTCCTCAACGGTGTCGTCGGGCGGATCCTGATCCAGGTCGGCACCGAGCACCGCTCCATCACCCTGCGCGCCGACGGCAAGCATCTGATGGCCGACGTGTACACCTCGGTCGGGGTCGTGGTGGGCCTGGGGCTGGCGTGGCTGACGGGCTGGGACTGGCTGGATCCGGTGATCGCGATCCTGGTGGGCGTCAACATCCTGGTTGTCGGCTACCGGCTGATGTCCGAATCCGCCTCCGGCCTGATGGACGCGACCCTGTCCCCCGAGGACAACGCCCGGATCCAGGCCATCCTGGACGCGCACGCCGAACCGGGCCGGATCGAGTTCCACGCCGTGCGGACCCGCGAATCGGGGGCCCGCCAGTTCATGGAGATGCACATGCTGGTGCCCGGCGACTGGACCGTCTTGCGCGGGCATGACGCCATGGAAGACCTGGTGGAGAAGATCGTGGCGGAGTTCCCGGCCATGCGCGTGACCGGGCACCTGGAGCCGGTCTCTGATCCCCGCAGCTACGAAGACATGGCCCTGTAG
- a CDS encoding CopL family metal-binding regulatory protein encodes MPFRALMMRLFLIVALLANGPGIAGASMHMEHVRDSLGDATYATTASTAAEAMAACHGASAAAPGADDHHYPKAADHAGAASPLDDCCQSGDCDACMHHCSAALAGSALADFTIRYRHTAEPFLSVHASAALTNLFRPPIG; translated from the coding sequence ATGCCTTTCCGCGCGCTCATGATGCGGTTGTTCCTGATCGTTGCCTTGCTGGCGAACGGTCCGGGCATCGCTGGCGCGTCCATGCACATGGAGCACGTGCGCGACTCCCTGGGCGACGCGACCTACGCGACCACGGCGTCGACAGCAGCCGAGGCCATGGCTGCCTGCCACGGGGCCTCAGCGGCTGCTCCGGGGGCCGATGATCACCATTACCCCAAGGCCGCTGACCATGCCGGTGCAGCATCGCCGTTGGACGACTGCTGTCAGTCAGGCGATTGCGATGCGTGCATGCACCATTGCTCCGCGGCACTTGCCGGGTCGGCACTCGCCGATTTCACCATCCGGTACCGGCACACCGCCGAACCGTTCCTGTCGGTGCACGCGTCCGCGGCCCTGACCAATCTCTTCCGACCTCCGATCGGCTAA
- a CDS encoding efflux RND transporter periplasmic adaptor subunit gives MKPVHLIPALALALSLAACSGEPDQPSQPANDAHADEAADHGTEADEHGHEAGEIASTVIPAEIAEKSGIQTRPVGPGVIADEHEVQGLLTPVEGRVAQVTARFPGPIRSLRANVGDQVRAGQMLATIESNLSLSTYSVAAPISGVVVERSASVGGLAGEGAPLFEIADLSQLWVDLHIFGADAQHIQPGVPVAVTRMSDGETVRTTLERVLPGMATASQSTVARATIDNADNQWRPGTAVKARITVAQEPVDLMVPLTALQSMDGQEAVFVREGETYLTRHVELGARDATQVQILSGLSEGEEVVVAESYLIKADIGKEGAAHDH, from the coding sequence ATGAAGCCTGTCCACCTGATCCCGGCATTGGCGCTGGCCTTGAGCCTGGCGGCTTGCAGTGGTGAGCCGGACCAGCCTAGCCAGCCGGCAAACGACGCCCATGCTGACGAGGCCGCCGACCACGGCACCGAGGCCGACGAACACGGTCATGAAGCGGGTGAAATCGCCAGCACGGTCATCCCCGCCGAAATTGCCGAAAAGTCCGGTATCCAGACGCGGCCCGTCGGCCCCGGCGTGATCGCCGACGAGCATGAGGTGCAAGGCCTGTTGACCCCGGTCGAGGGGCGTGTTGCGCAGGTCACCGCCCGCTTCCCAGGCCCGATCCGCTCACTGCGCGCCAATGTCGGAGACCAGGTTCGCGCCGGCCAGATGCTGGCGACGATCGAGAGCAACCTGAGTCTGAGCACCTACAGCGTCGCCGCGCCGATCTCTGGCGTGGTCGTCGAGCGCAGTGCCTCGGTCGGCGGCTTGGCCGGCGAGGGCGCGCCGCTGTTCGAGATCGCCGATCTCTCGCAGCTCTGGGTCGACCTCCACATCTTTGGCGCCGACGCCCAGCACATCCAGCCCGGCGTGCCGGTGGCGGTCACCCGCATGAGCGATGGCGAGACGGTCCGAACCACGCTCGAACGCGTGCTGCCGGGCATGGCCACCGCCAGCCAGAGCACGGTGGCCCGCGCAACGATCGACAACGCCGACAACCAATGGCGGCCGGGAACGGCGGTCAAGGCGCGGATCACGGTCGCGCAGGAGCCGGTGGACCTGATGGTGCCGCTGACCGCGCTGCAGTCGATGGATGGCCAGGAGGCCGTGTTCGTACGTGAGGGCGAGACGTACCTGACCCGACACGTCGAACTCGGTGCCCGCGATGCCACGCAGGTGCAGATCCTCTCGGGCCTGAGCGAAGGCGAGGAGGTGGTCGTCGCGGAGAGCTACTTGATCAAGGCGGACATCGGCAAGGAGGGCGCGGCGCATGACCACTGA
- a CDS encoding copper resistance system multicopper oxidase encodes MSSDSFGRAEGLSAPSRRRFVQGLAVGGAVATLGLWPRSSWAVKAEGLPNVLSGTDFDLTIGETPMNFTGATRPAITVNGSIPAPLLRWREGTTVNLRVRNALPRGSIHGEQASIHWHGILLPADMDGVPGLSFNGINRGETYQYRFNVVQGGTYWYHSHSGFQEQAGLYGPLVIEPLEPEPFAYDRDYVVMLSDWTDLDPKRLFARLKKRSDFDNFSKQTVGDFFDDVKQHGLAATVEDRKMWGQMRMTPTDLSDVNGNTYTFLMNGTTSLGNWTGLFRSGEKVRLRFINGSAMTYFDVRIPGLKMTVVAADGQYVRPVTVDEFRIATAETFDVIVEPTGQDAFTIFAQDSGRTGYISGTLAVREGLRAPVPDVDPKPLLTMDDMGHGGMGGGGHDMSSMSHGAMAGGAMAGMDHSGHDMSSMAAGTAAGGSMAGMDHGAGGMQEHPPSETGNPLVDMQTMAPAPRLDDPGIGLRDNGRRVLTYADLRSTFRDPDGREPGRTVELHLTGHMERFAWSFDGVKFADAEPLRLKYGERMRVVLVNDTMMSHPIHLHGMWSDLEDESGNFMVRKHTIDMPPGTKRAFRVRADALGRWAFHCHLLYHMEAGMFREVRVEE; translated from the coding sequence ATGTCATCCGATTCTTTCGGCCGTGCCGAGGGGCTGTCTGCCCCGTCGCGCCGCCGCTTCGTCCAGGGCCTTGCTGTTGGCGGGGCCGTGGCAACCCTGGGTCTGTGGCCCCGTTCGAGCTGGGCCGTCAAGGCCGAGGGCCTGCCCAACGTGCTCTCGGGCACCGACTTCGACCTGACCATCGGCGAGACGCCGATGAACTTCACCGGCGCCACGCGCCCCGCGATCACAGTCAACGGATCGATTCCCGCACCCTTGCTGCGCTGGCGGGAAGGCACCACCGTCAACCTGCGGGTCCGCAATGCCCTGCCCCGCGGCTCGATCCATGGCGAGCAGGCGTCGATCCACTGGCACGGCATCCTGCTGCCGGCCGACATGGACGGCGTGCCCGGGCTGAGCTTCAACGGCATCAACCGTGGCGAGACCTACCAGTACCGCTTCAACGTCGTGCAGGGCGGCACCTACTGGTACCACAGCCATTCCGGCTTCCAGGAGCAGGCCGGTCTCTACGGGCCACTGGTGATCGAGCCGCTGGAACCCGAGCCCTTCGCCTATGACCGCGATTATGTGGTCATGCTCAGCGACTGGACCGACCTCGATCCGAAGCGCCTGTTCGCCAGGCTCAAGAAGCGGTCTGACTTCGACAACTTCTCCAAGCAGACGGTCGGCGACTTCTTCGACGACGTGAAGCAGCACGGCCTGGCCGCTACGGTCGAGGACCGCAAGATGTGGGGCCAGATGCGGATGACGCCGACCGACCTGTCGGACGTCAACGGCAACACCTATACCTTCCTCATGAACGGCACGACCTCGCTCGGCAACTGGACCGGGCTGTTCCGGTCGGGCGAGAAGGTCCGCCTCCGTTTCATCAACGGGTCGGCAATGACGTACTTCGATGTGCGCATCCCGGGCCTGAAGATGACGGTGGTCGCGGCCGATGGACAGTACGTCCGCCCGGTCACGGTCGATGAGTTCCGCATCGCCACCGCTGAAACGTTCGACGTCATTGTCGAGCCGACCGGGCAGGATGCGTTCACCATTTTTGCCCAGGACAGCGGCCGCACGGGATACATCAGCGGAACACTCGCCGTCAGGGAAGGCTTGCGGGCGCCGGTGCCGGACGTCGACCCCAAGCCACTCCTCACCATGGACGACATGGGCCACGGCGGGATGGGTGGCGGCGGTCACGACATGTCTTCGATGTCGCACGGTGCGATGGCCGGCGGTGCCATGGCCGGAATGGACCACAGCGGTCACGACATGTCGTCGATGGCAGCAGGCACGGCCGCCGGAGGGAGCATGGCCGGGATGGACCACGGTGCCGGCGGGATGCAGGAACACCCTCCGAGCGAAACCGGCAACCCCCTGGTCGACATGCAGACGATGGCGCCCGCGCCCAGGCTGGATGACCCGGGCATCGGCCTGCGCGACAACGGCCGCCGCGTGCTCACCTACGCCGATCTGCGGAGCACGTTCCGCGATCCCGACGGGCGCGAACCCGGCCGCACGGTCGAGCTGCACCTGACCGGTCACATGGAGCGCTTTGCATGGTCGTTCGATGGAGTGAAGTTCGCTGACGCCGAACCCCTGCGTCTGAAGTACGGCGAGCGCATGCGAGTCGTCTTGGTCAACGACACGATGATGTCGCACCCGATCCATCTGCACGGCATGTGGAGCGACCTCGAGGACGAGTCCGGCAACTTCATGGTGCGCAAGCACACCATCGACATGCCGCCTGGTA